The proteins below come from a single Nitrosospira sp. Is2 genomic window:
- the cas6f gene encoding type I-F CRISPR-associated endoribonuclease Cas6/Csy4 has protein sequence MNTYFDIRLLPDPDFSSTILMNSLFNRVHQALAAHCAENIGISFPDWEQNGVTLGARLRLHGKGGDLEKIIQPGWVAGLQDHATFGEIAQVPTHAGHRVVRRVQAKSSPERERRRLMLRKNISAEAARQIIPDSAAKRLSLPYLVLTSRSTGQKFRLFVEHLPLQEHAVEGRFGTYGLSPTATVPWF, from the coding sequence ATGAATACCTATTTTGATATACGGCTGCTGCCTGACCCGGATTTTTCATCAACCATACTGATGAATTCGCTCTTCAACAGGGTACATCAGGCGCTCGCAGCGCATTGCGCTGAAAATATCGGGATCAGTTTTCCGGACTGGGAACAGAATGGGGTTACGCTTGGGGCGCGGTTGCGCCTGCACGGCAAAGGTGGCGATCTGGAAAAAATAATACAGCCGGGCTGGGTGGCCGGGTTGCAGGATCACGCGACGTTCGGTGAGATCGCGCAGGTGCCAACTCATGCCGGGCACCGCGTGGTGCGTCGGGTCCAAGCAAAAAGCAGTCCTGAACGTGAGCGCCGGAGATTGATGCTTCGAAAAAATATCAGCGCCGAGGCCGCGCGACAGATTATTCCCGACAGCGCCGCAAAACGGCTAAGCTTGCCTTATCTTGTCCTGACCAGCCGGAGTACAGGGCAAAAGTTTCGGCTCTTTGTTGAACATCTGCCGCTGCAGGAACACGCTGTGGAGGGGCGATTTGGCACTTATGGACTTAGCCCGACAGCGACCGTGCCCTGGTTCTAG
- a CDS encoding helix-turn-helix domain-containing protein — protein sequence MGKPDQTKRSSCPVSCALDILGDKWTLLVIRDILFMRKQYFQDFLESPEKIASNILSDRLKKLEECKIVLRQRDPGNARRIIYTLTDKGLDLSPAILELLRWGAKHDPESNVSDCLIQSPNNVI from the coding sequence GTGGGTAAACCAGACCAGACCAAGCGCTCCTCCTGCCCCGTTAGCTGCGCGCTCGATATATTGGGCGACAAGTGGACGCTGCTTGTCATCCGGGACATCCTGTTCATGCGAAAGCAATACTTCCAGGATTTCCTGGAGTCGCCGGAGAAGATCGCATCCAATATACTTTCGGACCGGTTGAAGAAACTGGAAGAGTGCAAAATCGTTTTGCGGCAGCGCGATCCGGGCAACGCACGCAGGATCATTTATACCCTGACCGACAAGGGGTTGGATCTGTCGCCGGCAATTCTGGAGTTGTTACGCTGGGGCGCCAAGCATGACCCGGAGAGCAACGTGAGCGACTGCTTGATACAGAGCCCGAACAATGTTATCTAA
- a CDS encoding PstS family phosphate ABC transporter substrate-binding protein, with product MLKTHNFKWQGAVAVLVGLMGVGGAGSVFSIAYAETIIKIDGSSTMHPITEAVAENFRKEKKGAVEVTVGISGTGGGLAKFCAGEIDIVNASRPIQRREIKACDKARIEYVELPVAFDPVTVVVNPQNSWAKTMTVAELKKIWEPSAEGKITRWSQVNPAWPNEPFRLYGSGADSGTFDYFTRAIVGKAKSSRRDFMASEDDKMLAQGVAGDKNGLGFFGFGNYKQNEDKIRAVAIDNGTGEGVLPSAETVEDGTYQPLSRPIFIYVSMKAAEKPEVKEFVGFYMKNASAAVREVRYIPLPPRAYSKSLEIFKTKRVGTVFDGFLPVGLTIDDLLRRERFQGMLDDDMGLMLDDSLRREARLQENQQY from the coding sequence ATGCTAAAAACACATAACTTTAAATGGCAGGGCGCGGTGGCAGTACTTGTTGGGCTTATGGGAGTCGGCGGCGCTGGCAGCGTCTTTAGCATTGCATACGCTGAGACGATCATAAAAATTGATGGCTCCAGCACCATGCATCCGATCACGGAAGCGGTAGCAGAAAATTTCCGGAAAGAGAAGAAGGGCGCTGTCGAGGTAACGGTTGGCATTTCCGGCACGGGCGGCGGGCTCGCTAAATTCTGCGCGGGCGAAATCGATATCGTCAACGCGTCCCGCCCCATACAGCGAAGAGAGATAAAGGCGTGCGATAAGGCGCGCATCGAGTACGTCGAACTGCCGGTTGCGTTTGATCCGGTCACGGTCGTAGTGAATCCACAGAATAGCTGGGCTAAAACCATGACGGTGGCCGAACTCAAGAAAATCTGGGAGCCTTCGGCCGAAGGTAAAATAACCCGGTGGAGCCAGGTCAATCCGGCATGGCCCAATGAGCCGTTCAGGCTCTACGGGTCTGGTGCCGATTCCGGCACCTTCGACTACTTTACCCGAGCCATTGTCGGCAAGGCAAAATCGAGCCGTCGCGATTTCATGGCATCGGAGGATGACAAGATGCTGGCGCAAGGGGTAGCGGGTGATAAAAACGGGCTGGGCTTCTTTGGCTTTGGAAATTACAAGCAGAACGAGGACAAGATCAGGGCGGTCGCGATCGACAATGGAACAGGCGAAGGGGTGCTTCCCTCTGCGGAAACAGTGGAGGATGGGACCTATCAGCCTTTGTCCCGCCCCATTTTCATTTATGTGAGTATGAAGGCCGCGGAGAAACCGGAGGTCAAGGAGTTTGTCGGGTTCTATATGAAGAACGCATCTGCCGCGGTGAGAGAGGTCCGGTATATCCCCTTGCCTCCCCGAGCGTATAGCAAGAGTCTGGAAATCTTCAAGACAAAGCGGGTGGGTACGGTATTTGACGGCTTTCTGCCAGTCGGCCTCACCATCGATGATCTGCTTCGGCGCGAACGCTTTCAAGGCATGCTCGATGACGACATGGGCTTAATGCTGGATGATTCGCTGCGGCGGGAAGCCCGACTTCAGGAGAATCAGCAATATTGA
- a CDS encoding PEP-CTERM sorting domain-containing protein, with protein sequence MNRQGKLLFATLLIALASTAHAIAVDPDGAGLEPAMDVKGLHWAPGNTLITPVGRASIFAHPLGDVFQRYTHASLSGFEDSQGTSIGSSGAGRWAFIAGYREQVVSTVGNNVVLATVGGGDNFFRLYFDPTPNANSGNGTGYGPDATNPDAVLVLSGAIDASIGQTAISALRVPPGSLDTSGSDNYPNVDSIAAMGKGTLAVIIDRFDISYFPEGFSPGLGLNFQTMLDLPFSQTDPSSCFKNGTGMLINGAGPNTLSGLECDINTLGNINGIDGTNLMLMADSSSSFTQVAPLPEPASLALLGVGLAGMIPARRQRRARH encoded by the coding sequence ATGAATCGACAAGGTAAACTCCTGTTCGCAACGCTGCTGATCGCGCTCGCCAGCACAGCTCATGCAATTGCCGTTGATCCGGATGGCGCCGGGCTTGAGCCTGCCATGGATGTAAAAGGCCTGCATTGGGCGCCGGGCAATACCTTGATAACGCCGGTCGGTCGCGCATCAATATTTGCCCACCCCCTGGGCGACGTGTTCCAGCGTTACACCCACGCATCGCTAAGCGGGTTCGAGGATAGTCAGGGGACCAGCATCGGAAGTTCGGGGGCCGGCCGGTGGGCATTCATCGCAGGCTATCGTGAACAGGTAGTATCAACTGTCGGTAACAACGTTGTGCTGGCCACTGTTGGGGGGGGCGATAACTTCTTCAGGCTCTATTTCGATCCAACGCCAAATGCCAATTCGGGTAATGGGACGGGATATGGACCTGATGCCACAAATCCGGATGCGGTGCTGGTACTGTCAGGCGCGATTGACGCTTCCATAGGGCAAACGGCGATCTCTGCTCTCAGGGTGCCGCCAGGCAGTCTTGACACTTCAGGTAGCGATAATTACCCCAACGTGGACAGCATCGCAGCGATGGGGAAGGGCACGCTCGCAGTAATTATCGATCGTTTTGATATCAGCTATTTTCCCGAGGGATTCAGCCCGGGGCTGGGCCTTAATTTCCAGACCATGCTTGACCTGCCATTTTCTCAAACTGATCCATCGTCCTGCTTTAAAAACGGGACGGGCATGCTGATTAATGGAGCAGGTCCAAATACCCTGAGCGGACTGGAATGCGACATCAATACATTAGGAAACATCAACGGTATTGACGGAACAAACCTGATGCTCATGGCCGATTCATCTTCCTCTTTCACGCAGGTTGCGCCACTGCCGGAGCCTGCATCCCTTGCATTGTTAGGCGTGGGCCTGGCTGGCATGATACCGGCGAGACGACAGCGCAGAGCGCGGCATTAG
- a CDS encoding 2-hydroxyacid dehydrogenase, producing MKVAVCSAQSYDREFLLAANRDFEHELVFFDSRLSGETRQVVAGFPAVCVFVNDTLDAAVLEALAAQGTRLIALRCAGFNNVDIHAASRLGLRVARVPAYSPYSVAEHGVGLMLSLDRHLHQAYNRVRNGNFALHGLLGFELRGRTVGIVGTGRIGTAVARILHGFGCRLIACDPQQSDECLRLGVEYVPLEKLYADSDIVTLHCPLNPQTHHLIDTEAIRRMKPRVMLINTSRGGVIDTEALIEGLKSSKIGCVGLDVYEQEGDLFFQDLSDQVIQDDVFERLLTFPNVLITGHQGFFTAEALSSIAQTTLQNITAFERDGLCENEVTLELLQGG from the coding sequence ATGAAAGTAGCTGTTTGCAGCGCTCAGTCGTACGACCGTGAGTTTTTGCTGGCGGCCAATCGTGACTTCGAGCATGAACTGGTATTTTTTGATTCGCGCCTGAGCGGGGAGACGCGGCAGGTAGTCGCTGGCTTTCCTGCCGTGTGCGTATTCGTGAATGACACGCTCGACGCCGCGGTGCTGGAAGCCCTGGCTGCGCAGGGTACGCGACTGATCGCCTTGCGCTGCGCAGGATTCAACAACGTGGATATTCATGCGGCGAGCAGGCTTGGGCTTCGCGTAGCACGTGTTCCCGCCTACTCGCCGTACTCTGTAGCCGAGCATGGCGTCGGCCTGATGCTGTCACTTGACCGGCATCTTCACCAGGCTTATAACCGGGTGCGCAACGGCAATTTCGCTTTGCACGGGTTGCTCGGCTTTGAACTGCGCGGCAGGACGGTAGGTATTGTCGGCACGGGGCGCATCGGTACCGCAGTCGCCCGCATATTGCACGGTTTCGGTTGCCGCCTCATCGCCTGTGATCCGCAGCAAAGCGACGAATGCCTGCGCCTGGGCGTCGAATATGTCCCGCTGGAAAAACTCTACGCAGATAGCGATATTGTCACCTTGCATTGCCCCCTGAATCCTCAAACGCATCATCTGATCGACACGGAGGCAATCAGGCGCATGAAGCCCCGCGTAATGCTGATTAATACCAGCCGGGGCGGGGTGATCGATACGGAAGCGTTAATTGAGGGGCTGAAATCTTCGAAAATCGGCTGTGTGGGACTGGATGTGTATGAACAGGAAGGCGACCTGTTTTTCCAGGATTTATCGGATCAGGTAATACAGGACGATGTATTTGAGCGTTTGCTGACCTTTCCAAACGTGCTGATTACCGGCCACCAGGGGTTTTTCACTGCTGAAGCGCTCTCCAGCATTGCGCAAACTACCCTGCAAAACATCACCGCGTTCGAGCGCGACGGATTATGCGAGAATGAAGTAACGCTCGAATTGCTGCAGGGAGGCTAG
- the trhA gene encoding PAQR family membrane homeostasis protein TrhA, which yields MMKFRLPETVRTQQPESNRSAPKTGVRGWFSGPERDQSRGEEIANSISHGIALVAALAGTPFLIIHATSHGDAGFVVGVYLFSATMIILYLSSTLYHALRISEAKRLFRVFEHCAIFLLIAGTYAPFTLGVLKGVWGWTLLGMVWGLALTGVVVEVFGKKTRPMLSTGLYLLMGWLAVIAIDPLFSRVPAPGMLLLFAGGLSYTAGVAFFASDSRLRYGHFIWHLFVIAGTTCHYFAVLWYAA from the coding sequence ATGATGAAATTCCGCCTTCCTGAAACAGTCCGGACGCAGCAGCCCGAAAGCAACCGTTCAGCTCCCAAAACTGGAGTCCGCGGGTGGTTCAGCGGTCCTGAGCGTGATCAGTCTCGGGGGGAGGAAATTGCAAACAGCATCAGCCACGGCATCGCTCTGGTTGCCGCACTTGCGGGGACGCCTTTTCTCATCATCCACGCAACAAGCCATGGGGATGCCGGATTCGTTGTCGGCGTGTATCTCTTTTCCGCAACAATGATCATCCTCTACCTCTCCTCTACGCTCTATCATGCGTTGCGGATAAGCGAGGCAAAGCGTCTTTTTCGGGTTTTCGAGCATTGCGCCATTTTTCTGCTCATCGCCGGCACGTACGCGCCATTTACACTGGGCGTGCTCAAGGGGGTCTGGGGCTGGACCCTTCTCGGGATGGTGTGGGGTCTTGCGTTAACCGGCGTGGTCGTGGAGGTCTTCGGAAAGAAAACCCGTCCGATGCTCTCCACCGGTCTTTATCTTCTTATGGGGTGGCTGGCTGTGATCGCCATTGACCCGCTGTTTTCGAGGGTCCCTGCGCCGGGTATGCTCTTGCTGTTTGCGGGAGGCCTGTCGTATACGGCAGGTGTAGCCTTTTTCGCTAGCGATTCGCGACTGCGTTACGGCCACTTTATCTGGCATCTCTTCGTGATCGCCGGCACTACTTGCCATTACTTCGCAGTGTTATGGTATGCGGCCTGA
- a CDS encoding TIGR03118 family protein → MNIFKPNKAPAWLLSGMLAVAGAAHATAYVQTNLVASNDTYQAGIVDPSLINAWGIAIRPAGFGGHFWVESNGAGTSNQFVGDVGGRPLYTDDLRLVTVPGPSTGQVVSQGTPTGVVFNPGAQFTITQGSITEPAKFLFVTDSGTISAWTERKNPDGSFDRPSFAKLMVDRSTADSHYFGLAMAPNNDRIHVANFGPNAGIQSFNSSFAEVSRPGAFANPFSTSPTPKPGDYAPFNIQTLAGPDGNSLFVPYAKTQEDPARPGHILGGEEVAGAGLGRLAQFDASGALIHTWDDRGLLNAPWGVAFAPDGFGDYSGKLLVGNFGDGTIVAFDPATHTAIDYVRDAQGPPISIEGLWGLQFGNGASLGMADAMYFAAGPRDETEGLLGRIQAGPIPEPETWALYIAGLVLVGSIARRRSQRSDV, encoded by the coding sequence ATGAACATATTCAAACCAAATAAGGCCCCGGCATGGTTATTGTCGGGAATGCTTGCAGTTGCCGGGGCAGCCCATGCGACTGCATACGTCCAGACCAACCTTGTCGCGAGCAACGATACCTACCAAGCCGGCATCGTCGACCCGAGCCTCATCAATGCGTGGGGAATCGCAATTCGTCCCGCCGGATTCGGCGGGCATTTCTGGGTGGAAAGCAACGGCGCGGGAACGTCGAACCAGTTTGTAGGCGATGTCGGGGGCCGGCCCCTGTACACGGACGACCTCCGGCTGGTGACGGTTCCAGGCCCTTCAACAGGACAGGTTGTTTCGCAGGGGACCCCGACCGGGGTCGTATTCAACCCCGGCGCGCAGTTCACCATTACCCAGGGTTCGATTACCGAGCCCGCGAAATTTCTCTTTGTGACGGATAGCGGAACCATTTCGGCCTGGACTGAACGCAAGAATCCGGACGGCAGTTTTGATCGTCCCTCTTTTGCCAAGCTCATGGTGGACAGATCGACTGCCGATTCGCACTACTTTGGCCTGGCAATGGCGCCTAACAATGACCGCATCCACGTAGCCAATTTTGGCCCTAACGCGGGTATCCAGAGTTTCAACAGCAGTTTCGCGGAAGTGAGCAGGCCGGGCGCATTTGCCAATCCTTTCTCCACTTCCCCAACCCCCAAGCCCGGCGATTATGCGCCATTCAACATTCAGACGCTCGCCGGTCCGGATGGAAACAGCCTGTTTGTGCCCTACGCCAAGACGCAGGAGGACCCGGCGCGACCCGGACATATTCTCGGAGGTGAAGAAGTCGCTGGCGCCGGACTGGGGCGGCTGGCACAGTTTGATGCGTCGGGCGCCTTGATCCATACCTGGGATGATCGAGGCCTGTTGAATGCGCCCTGGGGTGTGGCTTTTGCTCCGGATGGCTTTGGCGACTACAGCGGGAAGCTGCTCGTAGGTAATTTTGGCGACGGTACCATTGTCGCGTTCGACCCTGCCACCCATACTGCTATCGACTACGTGCGTGACGCTCAAGGTCCTCCCATATCGATCGAGGGCCTGTGGGGATTGCAATTCGGCAATGGCGCCAGCCTCGGCATGGCGGATGCGATGTATTTCGCCGCTGGACCGCGCGATGAAACCGAGGGGCTTCTCGGCAGGATCCAGGCGGGGCCCATTCCCGAGCCGGAAACCTGGGCGTTGTATATTGCCGGGCTCGTCCTCGTCGGCTCGATTGCAAGGCGGCGTTCCCAGCGTTCTGACGTCTGA
- a CDS encoding copper-translocating P-type ATPase, whose product MSQDSSRSSHTPYAHQHAGHRGAAESAPAHEHAGHKQGATFATRTGTTATGARWTCPMHPEVVQDRPGDCPICGMTLVPIAGANLGEVEPDDSEARDLARRLRVGVALSIPLVVLAMAPMAGIHEPFGLQPRSRGWIELLLGTPVVLWVGGPILRKFWFSLVHRALNMYTLIGLGVGFAYLYSLAAVLMPGWFPQEFREHDGSVGTYFEAAAVIVTLVMLGDLLQMRAMRQTCRAIQQLLKLAPNQAWRVSDDGTEEQVPLDTVAVGDRLRVKPGEKMPVDGVVLEGATRVDESMITGEPMPIAKAEGDKVTAGTVNGNGSIIIRAERVGSETLLARIVHMVGQAQRTRASIQRLADVIAAYFVQAVIALAIVTALAWWLLGPEPKFAYAFINAISVLIMACPCALGLATPISMTVAMGQGARMGVLFRNAEAIERMRDIDTVVVDKTGTLTLGRPAMTDFEVEGIPGEEALALVAAVEQLSEHPIAHAIVEAAKNRGIKPAPATAHDFHALKGLGVQAEIEGKRVLVGSRTFLAQQGIDTQHWEEQADTWRTEAKTVVYFAVDDIAAGLAAVADPIKESTPEAIAGLRRLGVHIIMLTGDSRRTAESVARQLGIDHTLAEVLPEDKADHIKLLQGEGRKVAMAGDGINDAPALAQADVGIAMGTGTDVAMESASVTLVKGDLRGIERAIVLSRATMHNIRQNLVFAFGYNALGIPVAAGVLYPFFGLLLSPMFAGAAMAMSSISVVTNALRLNRIRL is encoded by the coding sequence ATGAGTCAAGATTCGAGTCGTTCCTCGCATACTCCTTATGCTCATCAGCACGCCGGTCACAGGGGGGCCGCTGAATCTGCACCTGCGCATGAGCATGCCGGGCATAAGCAGGGCGCTACCTTCGCCACAAGAACAGGGACAACGGCAACGGGGGCACGATGGACGTGCCCGATGCACCCCGAGGTCGTCCAGGATAGGCCGGGCGATTGCCCCATCTGCGGCATGACGCTGGTGCCCATCGCGGGCGCAAACCTGGGCGAAGTCGAACCTGATGATTCCGAAGCTCGTGATCTCGCCCGCCGTCTGCGGGTTGGCGTCGCCCTATCGATTCCATTGGTCGTGCTCGCGATGGCGCCCATGGCTGGCATCCATGAGCCGTTCGGACTGCAGCCACGCTCCCGCGGGTGGATTGAACTGCTGCTGGGTACGCCCGTTGTGCTCTGGGTTGGCGGACCGATCCTGCGTAAATTCTGGTTTTCGCTGGTGCATCGGGCGCTCAATATGTACACCCTCATTGGCTTGGGCGTGGGTTTTGCGTACCTCTACAGTCTGGCTGCCGTGCTGATGCCGGGCTGGTTTCCGCAGGAGTTTCGCGAACACGACGGCTCGGTGGGTACTTATTTCGAGGCCGCGGCTGTCATCGTAACGCTGGTGATGCTCGGCGACCTCCTGCAAATGCGGGCAATGCGACAGACCTGCCGCGCCATACAGCAGTTGCTGAAGCTTGCCCCCAACCAGGCCTGGCGCGTGAGCGACGACGGGACCGAAGAACAGGTGCCCCTCGACACGGTGGCCGTGGGCGACCGGCTGCGCGTGAAGCCGGGAGAGAAAATGCCGGTGGATGGCGTTGTGCTTGAGGGCGCGACACGGGTGGATGAATCGATGATCACCGGGGAGCCTATGCCGATAGCCAAAGCCGAGGGCGACAAGGTAACCGCCGGAACGGTGAACGGCAACGGTTCTATCATCATTCGCGCCGAGCGCGTCGGTTCCGAAACCCTGCTGGCACGCATCGTTCACATGGTTGGGCAGGCGCAACGCACACGGGCATCCATCCAACGGCTCGCCGACGTCATTGCCGCCTACTTCGTCCAGGCCGTCATTGCCCTTGCGATCGTCACGGCGCTTGCGTGGTGGCTTCTCGGTCCCGAGCCGAAGTTCGCCTATGCTTTCATCAATGCCATTTCCGTGCTCATCATGGCCTGTCCCTGCGCGCTCGGCCTCGCCACGCCCATTTCCATGACGGTCGCGATGGGACAGGGTGCACGCATGGGCGTCCTGTTCCGCAACGCCGAAGCGATCGAGCGCATGCGCGATATCGATACCGTAGTGGTGGATAAAACCGGCACGCTCACGCTGGGGCGGCCCGCCATGACCGATTTTGAGGTGGAAGGCATCCCCGGGGAGGAAGCGCTTGCGCTGGTGGCAGCCGTGGAGCAGCTTTCAGAACATCCGATAGCGCATGCAATCGTCGAAGCCGCGAAAAATCGCGGCATAAAGCCTGCCCCCGCGACAGCGCACGATTTCCATGCGCTGAAGGGCCTTGGCGTCCAGGCGGAAATCGAGGGCAAGCGCGTGCTGGTTGGCAGCCGCACTTTTCTAGCGCAGCAGGGTATCGACACGCAGCATTGGGAAGAGCAGGCCGACACGTGGCGGACAGAAGCCAAAACCGTGGTCTACTTTGCCGTGGATGACATCGCGGCCGGGCTCGCCGCGGTCGCCGACCCCATCAAGGAAAGTACGCCCGAAGCGATTGCGGGACTACGGAGGCTGGGCGTCCATATTATCATGCTCACGGGAGACTCCCGTCGAACCGCCGAGTCGGTCGCCCGGCAACTGGGCATCGACCACACCTTGGCCGAGGTGCTGCCTGAGGATAAGGCCGACCATATCAAGCTGCTGCAGGGCGAGGGACGGAAGGTGGCGATGGCGGGAGACGGAATTAACGATGCGCCGGCACTGGCGCAAGCCGATGTGGGCATCGCGATGGGCACCGGCACCGATGTAGCGATGGAAAGCGCAAGCGTAACCCTCGTCAAAGGCGATCTGCGCGGGATCGAGCGCGCGATCGTACTGTCACGCGCCACCATGCACAACATCCGTCAGAACCTGGTTTTCGCGTTTGGCTATAACGCCCTAGGCATCCCGGTCGCAGCCGGGGTGCTTTACCCGTTTTTCGGGCTGCTTTTATCGCCTATGTTTGCCGGCGCGGCCATGGCGATGAGCTCAATCTCGGTTGTGACCAACGCGCTGCGGCTCAACCGCATCAGGCTATGA
- a CDS encoding sensor histidine kinase, with protein sequence MISKNVATAVTNGQTEEPASVGKALRERFKEITALYESRRRMGPELPLDDICRQIFDHLIPAMHFPVMASAMIELDGRCFTSGNYRDGSMHELQSNIAVLDRLCGHLRVFYPDNTSFLLPEEQELVDAIACDLERWLKEIECLYEIRRGSGLELPLEDVCQKMLENLIPALQFPESAAVVIELEERRFAAARQKQGFTHELHSKISAANKLGEQGTTHQLRSNITVNNRLYGHLGVLYPEDTPFLLPDEQELIDALARELERWLKEVNCLYEIRRGAGLQLSLDDVCQEILKHLIPALEFPESATVVIELDDRRFATPSHEQGLTHELHSKINADNTSPGQLRLFYPLDKPFLMPEEQRLIDALAAELGKWLEAKKINETLRKRLEEITCLYEIRRTLGRESSLDNACHHIVRHLVAAMRFPEMAIAMIELEDRRYSSENQAHVLTHELRSNITAKKRLCGQLRVFYPEDNPFLLPEEQRLIDAVARDLERWLEGKRQEQTLVSIAEQYQHTIGRELHDNLGQEIAALGYQAEALEQDMSTSGNAKAAKIAASIARQAQGAVGRCKELAQGLLPFELETHGLVKSLQALSNRVADAYKISCEFIQANDVAINDNEIALNFYRTAQEAVSNAIRHGGAHHIVISLGSGSGMLYLSIRDDGSGISNIDTEHGSSTGVGIKIMHYRARQLGAALRFLSRPEGGTEVRLEMRMVQET encoded by the coding sequence ATGATCAGCAAAAACGTCGCGACTGCTGTAACCAACGGGCAGACAGAAGAGCCCGCAAGCGTGGGAAAGGCGCTGCGGGAGCGGTTCAAGGAGATCACCGCTCTCTACGAAAGCCGCCGTCGGATGGGGCCCGAATTACCCCTGGACGATATTTGCCGGCAGATTTTTGACCATTTGATACCGGCAATGCACTTCCCGGTAATGGCGAGCGCCATGATCGAACTTGACGGCAGGTGTTTCACGTCAGGGAACTATCGCGACGGTAGTATGCACGAGTTGCAATCGAACATTGCAGTGCTCGACAGGCTGTGCGGGCACTTGCGCGTGTTTTATCCTGACAATACGTCATTCCTGCTGCCGGAAGAACAGGAGCTCGTCGATGCAATCGCCTGCGACCTTGAGAGATGGCTTAAGGAAATTGAGTGCCTGTATGAGATTCGACGCGGATCAGGTCTGGAATTGCCGTTGGAGGATGTCTGCCAGAAAATGTTGGAAAACCTGATACCGGCGCTGCAATTCCCAGAATCCGCTGCCGTCGTCATCGAACTCGAAGAAAGGCGATTTGCTGCCGCGAGGCAAAAGCAGGGGTTTACACACGAGCTACACTCGAAGATTAGTGCGGCCAACAAGTTGGGTGAGCAGGGAACGACGCACCAGCTGCGATCGAACATTACGGTGAATAATAGACTGTACGGGCATTTGGGCGTTCTCTATCCTGAAGATACGCCATTCCTGCTACCGGACGAGCAGGAACTCATCGACGCACTCGCGCGCGAGCTGGAACGATGGCTTAAGGAAGTTAACTGCCTTTATGAGATCCGCCGCGGTGCAGGGCTGCAATTGTCGCTGGACGATGTCTGCCAGGAAATTTTGAAGCACCTGATACCGGCTCTGGAATTCCCGGAATCGGCGACCGTTGTGATTGAACTCGACGACAGGCGATTTGCTACTCCGAGTCACGAGCAGGGTCTTACGCACGAGCTACACTCGAAGATTAATGCGGATAACACATCACCTGGGCAGTTACGCCTATTCTATCCCCTGGACAAACCCTTCCTGATGCCGGAGGAACAAAGACTAATAGACGCCCTTGCCGCTGAATTGGGGAAATGGCTCGAGGCCAAAAAAATCAATGAAACGTTGCGCAAGCGCCTGGAGGAAATTACCTGCCTCTACGAGATACGCCGGACCTTGGGGCGAGAATCATCGCTCGATAACGCCTGCCACCATATCGTCAGGCACCTGGTTGCGGCAATGCGATTCCCGGAAATGGCTATCGCCATGATCGAACTCGAAGACAGGCGCTACAGCTCGGAGAATCAAGCCCATGTTCTTACGCACGAACTGCGATCGAACATTACAGCGAAGAAGAGGCTGTGCGGGCAGTTGCGGGTGTTCTACCCTGAAGACAACCCCTTCCTGTTACCGGAAGAGCAGAGATTAATCGACGCCGTCGCCCGCGACCTGGAGCGATGGCTGGAGGGCAAGCGCCAGGAACAAACCCTGGTTTCCATTGCGGAACAATATCAGCATACGATCGGGCGGGAATTACACGATAATCTTGGGCAGGAGATTGCAGCGCTCGGTTACCAGGCCGAGGCCCTGGAACAAGACATGTCGACTTCCGGTAACGCGAAGGCCGCGAAAATTGCTGCGTCCATCGCCAGGCAAGCGCAGGGCGCGGTCGGGCGATGCAAGGAACTGGCCCAGGGCCTGCTTCCATTTGAATTGGAAACCCATGGCTTGGTGAAATCGCTGCAAGCACTCTCAAACAGGGTTGCTGACGCCTATAAGATCAGCTGTGAATTCATCCAGGCCAATGATGTTGCCATCAACGATAACGAGATTGCGCTTAATTTTTATCGGACTGCACAGGAAGCAGTCAGCAATGCGATACGTCATGGGGGTGCGCATCATATCGTCATTTCGCTGGGCTCCGGCAGCGGAATGCTCTATCTGTCGATACGCGACGATGGCAGCGGGATTTCCAATATTGATACCGAGCATGGCTCCAGCACGGGAGTGGGAATTAAAATCATGCATTACCGTGCCCGCCAGTTGGGTGCTGCCCTGAGATTCCTGTCCCGCCCCGAAGGGGGCACCGAAGTGCGGTTAGAGATGCGAATGGTTCAGGAAACATAA